In Longimicrobium sp., a genomic segment contains:
- the thyX gene encoding FAD-dependent thymidylate synthase — protein sequence MQIIRQPRVTVIARQQFTVPPHINWRSDSEVAGEALAEFAGRLCYLSFGEDAGLEGGHKTIPGRTTNQAYLANILKTKHGSVLEHAVWSFLFEGVSRSLTHELIRHRAGMGYSQLSQRYVDESEIGFVLPPEIEEGTPEFETWRQACERSLASYQQLLAGVAEKVGDEGPATMRKKRARQAARSVLPNSAETKIVATGNARALRHFCEMRGAGNADLEIRRLAGAVLRVLHQEAPNMFGDLRLVPSSDGIDTIETEFSKV from the coding sequence ATGCAGATCATCCGCCAGCCCCGCGTCACCGTCATCGCGCGCCAGCAGTTCACCGTGCCGCCGCACATCAACTGGCGCAGCGACAGCGAGGTGGCCGGCGAGGCCCTGGCGGAGTTCGCAGGCCGGCTCTGCTACCTCAGCTTCGGCGAGGACGCGGGACTGGAGGGCGGCCACAAGACCATCCCCGGCCGTACGACGAACCAGGCCTATCTCGCGAACATCCTGAAGACGAAGCACGGCAGTGTGCTCGAGCACGCCGTCTGGAGCTTCCTGTTCGAAGGAGTCAGCCGTTCGCTGACGCACGAGTTGATCCGGCACAGGGCAGGCATGGGATACAGTCAGCTGAGCCAGAGGTACGTGGACGAGTCGGAGATCGGGTTCGTGCTCCCGCCGGAGATCGAGGAGGGCACGCCCGAGTTCGAGACATGGCGGCAGGCATGTGAGCGCTCGCTGGCTTCCTATCAGCAACTCCTTGCCGGGGTAGCGGAGAAGGTTGGCGATGAAGGCCCGGCAACGATGAGGAAGAAGCGCGCGCGGCAGGCTGCACGCTCAGTGCTGCCCAACTCGGCAGAGACGAAGATCGTAGCTACCGGGAACGCCCGCGCACTGCGCCACTTCTGCGAAATGCGAGGCGCAGGGAATGCAGATCTGGAGATTCGCCGTCTCGCGGGTGCGGTGCTGCGCGTGCTGCATCAGGAAGCACCAAATATGTTTGGCGACCTCCGCTTGGTTCCCAGCTCAGACGGGATCGACACGATCGAGACGGAGTTTTCAAAGGTCTGA
- a CDS encoding DUF4365 domain-containing protein yields the protein MSTPRVPHTLWTERAGIIAVASEINRLGLIWREQPSVDVGIDGQIELVDPNGRATGRIVAVQVKSGPSFFKDDGEHWMFHPDEKHRFYWEIFPLPVLLMLHSPADGITYWVDARQALRSTPAEAIKVPKNNQLQSATAADLFYTAGHPTQSLLELPAVIDALCRARTASATFHLTYFDLFVNGLTNIANAIYFGMDLAMEVAEAKLPEDVEWMSFGSEAHDFLFGFLNFLVEQNLATVDVSSCLVDWNTRGLLPKTIAPLTSRGRALVRVIWELQERFQREGRLDVPPGLGVAQEDFVRMEFTASHYYRIPLITAFQQLIREESDRATS from the coding sequence GTGAGCACCCCGCGCGTTCCGCATACGCTCTGGACAGAACGCGCGGGTATTATCGCTGTTGCTTCCGAGATCAACCGGCTCGGGTTGATCTGGCGTGAGCAGCCCTCCGTCGACGTCGGTATCGACGGTCAGATTGAACTGGTGGATCCAAACGGCCGTGCAACGGGCAGGATCGTAGCCGTTCAGGTGAAGAGCGGACCTTCCTTTTTCAAGGATGACGGCGAGCACTGGATGTTTCATCCTGACGAGAAACACCGGTTCTATTGGGAAATCTTCCCGCTACCGGTGCTTCTGATGCTCCATTCACCGGCTGACGGAATCACATACTGGGTCGACGCGCGTCAAGCATTACGGAGTACGCCGGCCGAAGCTATCAAGGTGCCCAAGAACAACCAGCTTCAGAGCGCAACCGCTGCAGATCTCTTCTATACGGCTGGACATCCGACCCAGTCCCTCCTCGAGCTTCCGGCGGTAATCGACGCCCTCTGCAGGGCGAGAACCGCTTCGGCAACGTTCCATCTCACGTATTTCGACTTGTTTGTAAACGGACTTACGAACATCGCCAATGCCATCTACTTCGGGATGGATTTAGCAATGGAAGTAGCGGAAGCAAAGCTTCCCGAGGATGTAGAGTGGATGTCGTTCGGTTCGGAAGCGCATGATTTCTTGTTCGGATTCCTGAACTTCCTCGTCGAGCAGAATCTTGCGACTGTAGACGTGTCCAGCTGTCTGGTCGATTGGAATACGCGGGGGTTGCTTCCAAAAACCATCGCCCCGCTCACCTCGCGAGGACGCGCGCTGGTCCGGGTCATCTGGGAATTACAGGAACGATTTCAACGTGAGGGTCGCCTCGACGTTCCTCCCGGGCTGGGAGTCGCCCAGGAGGATTTCGTCCGGATGGAGTTCACTGCCTCGCACTATTATCGGATCCCGCTGATCACTGCGTTCCAGCAGCTCATCCGAGAAGAATCGGATCGAGCCACCTCATAG
- the mgtE gene encoding magnesium transporter has product MIPPASEALTAEELQDVWPILSRDERAEGFTLLPADEADDFFLGLSTRDQAELLMELREGARRRWVRLLPPDDAADLVQELDPDDRVHVIDFLDPVTRREVSALLAYEEDEAGGLMSPRFARVRREMTVDEAITYLRRQARRRLETIYYAYVLDAEQRLQGVVSFRELFASPGDRPIHEVMETELVTVPEHMDQEALSLLLAENDLLALPVLDSQGRMKGIVTVDDIVDVVQEEATEDIQKAGGMEALDAPYFDVGLAAMVRKRGVWLVVLFIGEMLTATAMAHFQDEIARAVVLASFVPLMISSGGNTGSQASTLVIRAMALGEVRLRDWWRVIRREVATGFALGLILAAIGFVRILVWQAVGHVYGPHYMLVAAVVAFSLVGIVLWGTVTGSMLPLVLRRLGLDPANSSAPFVATLVDVTGLVIYFSIAQMILGGTLL; this is encoded by the coding sequence ATGATTCCGCCGGCCTCCGAAGCGCTGACCGCCGAAGAGCTGCAGGACGTGTGGCCGATCCTCTCCCGCGACGAGCGCGCGGAGGGGTTCACGCTGCTGCCCGCGGACGAGGCGGACGACTTCTTCCTGGGGCTCAGCACGCGCGACCAGGCGGAGCTGCTGATGGAGCTGCGCGAGGGCGCGCGCCGCCGCTGGGTGCGCCTCCTCCCGCCCGACGACGCGGCCGACCTGGTGCAGGAGCTGGATCCGGACGACCGCGTCCACGTGATCGACTTCCTGGACCCGGTCACCCGGCGCGAGGTCAGCGCGCTGCTGGCGTACGAGGAGGACGAGGCCGGCGGGCTGATGAGCCCCCGCTTCGCGCGCGTGCGGCGCGAGATGACGGTGGACGAGGCCATTACCTACCTCCGCCGCCAGGCCCGCCGCCGCCTGGAGACCATCTACTACGCCTACGTGCTCGACGCCGAGCAGCGGCTGCAGGGCGTGGTCTCCTTCCGCGAGCTCTTCGCCTCTCCCGGCGACCGGCCGATCCACGAGGTGATGGAGACGGAGCTGGTGACCGTCCCCGAGCACATGGACCAGGAGGCGCTCTCGCTGCTGCTGGCCGAGAACGACCTCCTCGCCCTTCCCGTGCTCGACTCGCAGGGGCGGATGAAGGGGATCGTGACCGTCGACGACATCGTCGACGTGGTGCAGGAAGAGGCCACCGAGGACATCCAGAAGGCCGGCGGGATGGAGGCGCTGGACGCGCCCTACTTCGACGTGGGCCTGGCGGCGATGGTGCGCAAGCGCGGCGTCTGGCTGGTCGTCCTCTTCATCGGCGAGATGCTGACGGCCACGGCGATGGCGCACTTCCAGGACGAGATCGCCCGCGCCGTCGTGCTCGCCTCGTTCGTCCCGCTGATGATCTCGTCCGGCGGCAACACGGGGAGCCAGGCCAGCACGCTGGTGATCCGCGCCATGGCGCTGGGCGAGGTGCGGCTGCGCGACTGGTGGCGCGTGATCCGGCGCGAGGTGGCCACCGGGTTCGCGCTGGGGCTGATCCTGGCGGCCATCGGCTTCGTGCGCATCCTCGTGTGGCAGGCGGTCGGCCACGTCTACGGGCCGCACTACATGCTGGTGGCGGCCGTGGTCGCGTTCAGCCTGGTGGGGATCGTGCTCTGGGGCACGGTCACGGGCTCGATGCTCCCCCTCGTCCTCCGGCGCCTGGGACTGGACCCCGCGAACTCGTCCGCGCCCTTCGTCGCCACGCTGGTGGACGTCACCGGGCTGGTCATCTACTTCTCCATCGCCCAGATGATCCTCGGCGGGACGCTGCTGTAA
- a CDS encoding ABC transporter substrate-binding protein codes for MRIASLLSSATEIVYELGLQDGLVAISHECDWPPEALGLPRLSRVRFDPSGLTSGEIDAEVRRCMQEFGSVYEIDARALADSRPELILTQAVCEVCAVPTPSVHDAVAALPHRPHVLSLDAHTLDEIIDSVEQVADAAGEPARGDETAAGLRARIDCVRNAVAGRARPRVLALEWLDPPFAPGHWIPEMIDIAGGDGLIGAPGGHSVEVPWSDVEGLDPDRLLLVPCGYALEQARVDADRARERLHALAPRAIERGAAAIGHSAYFSRSGPRVVAGIEALAAWLHPDVFPADAADGIIERWS; via the coding sequence GTGCGGATCGCGTCGCTGCTGTCGAGCGCAACGGAGATCGTGTACGAGCTGGGGCTGCAGGACGGGCTCGTGGCCATCTCGCACGAGTGCGACTGGCCGCCCGAGGCGCTCGGCCTCCCCCGGCTCAGCCGCGTGCGCTTCGACCCGTCGGGGCTGACCAGCGGCGAGATCGACGCGGAGGTGCGGCGCTGCATGCAGGAGTTCGGCAGCGTCTACGAGATCGACGCCCGCGCGCTGGCCGACTCGCGCCCTGAGCTGATCCTCACCCAGGCCGTGTGCGAGGTGTGCGCCGTCCCCACGCCGTCGGTGCACGACGCCGTTGCCGCGCTGCCGCACCGTCCCCACGTGCTGTCGCTCGACGCGCACACGCTGGACGAGATCATCGACTCCGTCGAGCAGGTGGCGGACGCGGCCGGCGAGCCCGCGCGCGGCGACGAGACCGCGGCCGGCCTCCGCGCGCGCATCGATTGCGTCCGCAATGCCGTCGCCGGGCGGGCGCGGCCGCGGGTGCTGGCGCTGGAGTGGCTGGACCCGCCGTTCGCGCCCGGCCACTGGATCCCCGAGATGATCGACATCGCGGGTGGGGACGGGCTGATCGGCGCGCCGGGCGGGCACTCGGTGGAGGTGCCGTGGTCGGACGTCGAGGGACTCGATCCCGACCGCCTCCTCCTCGTTCCCTGCGGCTACGCACTGGAGCAGGCGCGGGTGGACGCGGATCGCGCGCGCGAGCGGCTGCACGCGCTCGCCCCGCGCGCGATCGAGCGTGGCGCGGCGGCGATCGGCCACAGCGCGTACTTCAGCCGCTCCGGCCCGCGCGTGGTCGCGGGGATCGAGGCGCTCGCCGCCTGGCTGCACCCCGACGTCTTCCCCGCGGACGCGGCGGACGGCATCATCGAGCGCTGGAGCTGA
- the corA gene encoding magnesium/cobalt transporter CorA, producing MSGAARGDIIPADEMGFGGPEPSLPADRHFHARELTEADQPTRSRTVCYADNGSGVHAVPLEDGLALFDRCQEARSADDREAPLVWIDIACPGPGEEQLLRERLHFHPLAVEDCVRGRQRPKLDRYPGYYFLVLYAAAFNPQRERMALHEVHIFLGRRYIVTVHDHKVHEFGEVLARWRADPRAFHSVGVLGHAIMDSIVDHYFPVMDHFADRVEEMEGQIFTGHDPGGLERLLNVRREMTLFRKVLGPERDLLSTLLRRDLPFLSADLMLYFQDVHDHLMRVVEELDTLRDLLTGAMEAQLSVVSNQLNITMRLMAAWSIILMAVAVVAGIYGMNFHVMPELSWQYGYAWAIGVMLTVGLGLYVYFRRKKWI from the coding sequence ATGAGCGGCGCCGCGCGCGGTGACATCATCCCCGCCGACGAGATGGGGTTCGGCGGGCCGGAGCCGTCGCTCCCCGCCGACCGCCACTTCCACGCGCGCGAGCTGACCGAGGCCGACCAGCCCACCAGGTCGCGCACCGTCTGCTACGCCGACAACGGCAGCGGCGTGCACGCGGTGCCGCTGGAAGACGGGCTGGCGCTGTTCGACCGCTGCCAGGAGGCCCGCAGCGCCGACGACCGCGAGGCGCCGCTCGTCTGGATCGACATCGCCTGCCCGGGGCCCGGCGAGGAGCAGCTCCTGCGCGAGCGGCTGCACTTCCATCCCCTCGCGGTGGAGGACTGCGTGCGCGGCCGGCAGCGCCCCAAGCTCGACCGCTATCCCGGCTACTACTTCCTGGTCCTCTACGCCGCCGCGTTCAACCCCCAGCGCGAGCGGATGGCGCTGCACGAGGTGCACATCTTCCTGGGCCGGCGCTACATCGTGACCGTGCACGACCACAAGGTGCACGAGTTCGGCGAGGTGCTGGCCCGCTGGCGCGCGGACCCCAGGGCGTTCCACTCGGTCGGGGTGCTGGGCCACGCGATCATGGACAGCATCGTGGACCACTACTTCCCGGTGATGGACCACTTCGCCGACCGCGTGGAGGAGATGGAGGGGCAGATCTTCACGGGGCACGATCCCGGCGGGCTGGAGCGGCTGCTGAACGTGCGGCGGGAGATGACGCTCTTCCGCAAGGTGCTGGGCCCCGAGCGCGACCTCCTCTCCACCCTGCTGCGCCGCGACCTGCCGTTCCTGTCGGCCGACCTGATGCTGTACTTCCAGGACGTGCACGACCACCTCATGCGCGTGGTGGAGGAGCTGGACACGCTGCGCGACCTGCTGACGGGGGCGATGGAGGCGCAGCTGTCGGTGGTCTCCAACCAGCTCAACATCACCATGCGGCTGATGGCGGCGTGGTCGATCATCCTGATGGCCGTCGCGGTCGTGGCGGGGATCTACGGGATGAACTTCCACGTGATGCCGGAGCTGTCGTGGCAGTACGGCTACGCGTGGGCCATCGGGGTGATGCTGACCGTCGGCCTGGGGCTGTACGTATACTTCCGCCGGAAGAAGTGGATCTGA
- a CDS encoding M13 family metallopeptidase — MIRSRIGLAAALATLAAGTTAAVRAPDGVAAVPRGAACADTTGLACRDFYSFANQAWLDSTRIPAIYPAWGAFYELAENNENVLKTVLEDAAAHRGDASNPYARLGTFYAACMDSAAAEAAGAAPLQAVLARIAAANTPAAIAAEAARLRRSGVGALWSIAGGQDDKASDRVVLQIAQSGLGLPDRDYYLKTDSASVALRSEYVVHVARMLELAGETPAKARDDAQKILRIETALAQASMTRVQQRDPNAIYHKLSMAQLRALAPGFDWTAYLREVGAPTVDSVLVRQPDFVSAAGRLLTTAPVADWQAYLRWQLVNQEAARLSSAFVNQNFAFGKRFTGATELQPRWKRCMYEADNGLGELLGQAYVAKAFTPEAKSRADEMVRNLRAALAERIRGLAWMSAATKQAALAKLEAFMPKIGYPDRWRDYSALEVRTGAYAANAMEADRFEFDRRMRRIGRPVDRAEWGMTPPTVNAYYNPSLNEIVFPAGILQPPFFDPAADDATNYGAMGAVIGHEATHGFDDQGRQYDAVGNLRDWWTPEDAARYNAQADRIIAQFSGYVAVDTMHLNGRLTAGENIADLGGLTIAYAALQKALEGKPRTVIGGFTPEQRFFLGWAKVWRELRRPEYQRMLTTIDPHSPSQWRVNGPLSNMPEFARAFGCGAGDPMVRADPLRVQIW, encoded by the coding sequence ATGATCCGATCGCGAATCGGGCTGGCCGCCGCGCTCGCCACCCTCGCCGCCGGCACGACGGCGGCGGTGCGCGCGCCGGACGGCGTGGCGGCGGTACCGCGCGGCGCCGCCTGCGCCGACACCACCGGCCTGGCGTGCCGGGACTTCTACTCCTTCGCCAACCAGGCGTGGCTCGACAGCACCAGGATCCCCGCCATCTACCCCGCCTGGGGCGCGTTCTACGAGCTGGCGGAGAACAACGAGAACGTGCTGAAGACGGTGCTCGAGGACGCCGCCGCGCACCGCGGCGACGCGTCGAACCCCTACGCCAGGCTGGGGACCTTCTACGCCGCCTGCATGGACTCCGCGGCCGCCGAGGCCGCCGGCGCCGCGCCGCTGCAGGCCGTGCTCGCGCGCATCGCCGCGGCGAACACGCCGGCCGCCATCGCCGCCGAAGCCGCGCGGCTGCGTCGGTCGGGGGTGGGCGCGCTCTGGTCCATCGCCGGCGGGCAGGACGACAAGGCCAGCGACCGGGTGGTGCTGCAGATCGCCCAGTCGGGGCTGGGGCTGCCCGACCGCGACTACTACCTGAAGACCGACTCGGCCTCCGTCGCGCTGCGCAGCGAGTACGTGGTCCACGTCGCGCGCATGCTGGAGCTGGCCGGCGAGACGCCCGCGAAGGCGAGGGACGACGCGCAGAAGATCCTGCGCATCGAGACGGCGCTGGCGCAGGCGTCGATGACGCGGGTGCAGCAGCGCGACCCCAACGCCATCTACCACAAGCTGTCGATGGCGCAGCTGCGCGCGCTGGCGCCGGGCTTCGACTGGACGGCGTACCTGCGCGAGGTGGGCGCGCCCACGGTGGACAGCGTGCTCGTCCGCCAGCCCGACTTCGTCTCCGCGGCTGGGCGGCTGCTGACCACCGCGCCCGTGGCCGACTGGCAGGCGTACCTGCGCTGGCAGTTGGTGAACCAGGAAGCCGCGCGGCTGTCGTCCGCGTTCGTGAACCAGAACTTCGCGTTCGGCAAGCGCTTCACCGGCGCCACCGAGCTGCAGCCGCGCTGGAAGCGGTGCATGTACGAGGCCGACAACGGGCTGGGCGAGCTGCTGGGGCAGGCGTACGTGGCGAAGGCGTTCACCCCCGAGGCCAAGTCGCGCGCCGACGAGATGGTGCGGAACCTCCGCGCCGCGCTGGCCGAGCGCATCCGCGGGCTGGCGTGGATGTCGGCCGCCACCAAGCAGGCGGCGCTGGCCAAGCTCGAGGCGTTCATGCCCAAGATCGGCTACCCCGACCGCTGGCGCGACTACTCGGCGCTCGAGGTGCGGACGGGTGCGTACGCCGCCAACGCGATGGAGGCCGACCGATTCGAGTTCGACCGCCGGATGCGCAGGATTGGCCGCCCGGTGGACCGCGCGGAGTGGGGAATGACGCCGCCCACGGTGAACGCCTACTACAACCCGTCGCTGAACGAGATCGTGTTCCCCGCGGGGATCCTGCAGCCGCCCTTCTTCGATCCCGCCGCGGACGACGCCACCAACTACGGGGCGATGGGCGCGGTGATCGGGCACGAGGCCACGCACGGCTTCGACGACCAGGGGCGGCAGTACGACGCGGTGGGCAACCTGCGCGACTGGTGGACGCCCGAGGACGCGGCGCGCTACAACGCGCAGGCCGACCGCATCATCGCGCAGTTCAGCGGCTACGTGGCGGTCGACACCATGCACCTGAACGGGCGGCTGACCGCGGGCGAGAACATCGCCGACCTGGGCGGGCTGACCATCGCCTACGCGGCGCTGCAGAAGGCGCTCGAGGGGAAGCCGCGCACGGTGATCGGCGGCTTCACCCCCGAGCAGCGCTTCTTCCTGGGATGGGCGAAGGTGTGGCGCGAGCTGCGCCGCCCCGAGTACCAGCGGATGCTGACGACCATCGACCCGCACTCGCCCAGCCAGTGGCGGGTGAACGGGCCGCTCAGCAACATGCCCGAGTTCGCGCGCGCGTTCGGGTGCGGCGCCGGCGACCCCATGGTGCGCGCCGACCCGCTCCGCGTGCAGATCTGGTGA
- a CDS encoding Phenylacetic acid catabolic protein, giving the protein MARYTDEELKEKVHNGFIVEYPDEMTEGYKSALIVQLLVQADTELISAPAYFGASRDAPSTNTMVSATAIIQDELAHANIAYRLLEDLGLDKEQLVYGREPHEFKHPYGFDHPLDNWAELVVANGLYDRAGITLLGDVYKNTSYGPLKRALVKVDQEETFHLRHGEMWMKRLSKAGGEAKAQIQRAVDWMFPMAVEWFGLPDDMKRHSGQLEYKLKGMTNDELRQTWMKSTVPLCEGIGIDVPAHWSDEEQKFVLDYPFPCEYDESEKRWLFDEGEISWSKVFERWKGRGPANKRYVEMIQEGRGFRHQLEMAA; this is encoded by the coding sequence ATGGCCCGCTACACCGATGAAGAGCTGAAGGAGAAGGTCCACAACGGCTTCATCGTCGAGTACCCCGACGAGATGACCGAGGGATACAAGAGCGCGCTGATCGTGCAGCTGCTGGTGCAGGCCGACACCGAGCTGATCTCCGCGCCGGCGTACTTCGGCGCCAGCCGCGACGCGCCGTCGACGAACACCATGGTCTCGGCCACGGCCATCATCCAGGACGAGCTGGCGCACGCCAACATCGCGTACCGGCTGCTGGAGGACCTGGGGCTCGACAAGGAGCAGCTCGTCTACGGCCGCGAGCCGCACGAGTTCAAGCACCCCTACGGCTTCGACCACCCGCTCGACAACTGGGCGGAGCTGGTGGTGGCCAACGGGCTGTACGACCGCGCCGGCATCACCCTGCTGGGCGACGTCTACAAGAACACCAGCTACGGCCCGCTCAAGCGCGCGCTGGTGAAGGTGGACCAGGAGGAGACCTTCCATCTCCGCCACGGCGAGATGTGGATGAAGCGCCTCTCCAAGGCCGGCGGCGAGGCCAAGGCGCAGATCCAGCGCGCGGTGGACTGGATGTTCCCCATGGCCGTGGAGTGGTTCGGGCTGCCCGACGACATGAAGCGCCATTCCGGCCAGTTGGAGTACAAGCTGAAGGGGATGACCAACGACGAGCTGCGCCAGACGTGGATGAAGTCCACGGTGCCGCTCTGCGAGGGGATCGGCATCGACGTTCCAGCGCACTGGAGCGACGAGGAGCAGAAGTTCGTGCTCGACTATCCGTTCCCGTGCGAGTACGACGAGAGCGAGAAGCGCTGGCTGTTCGACGAGGGCGAGATCTCCTGGTCGAAGGTTTTCGAGCGCTGGAAGGGGCGCGGGCCCGCGAACAAGCGGTACGTGGAGATGATCC
- a CDS encoding tetratricopeptide repeat-containing diguanylate cyclase, which translates to MAPALISAADQENAATLRARALAIRHREPEAARGLAERALVAAQKLGDAEMERRAMAALGACLSAVAAEVPRAREILHDALARCERAGDDALRCEVLVELAANRASTYDFDLALRHAGDAIEAARAAGRPDEEARALRVMGTVLTAQGGFVKALPLLLQALELHESTAGGWAGDADDEGRWERAELVGRIAIVYSNMDQFERALSYYRVALESMGDRYPLNTARTLYRMGIAAEELEDLAAAEEYYRGCLELYEREGDAAGAALGRLGLTKLLLERGDVDAAEASIVRSLDALADAPLHVGYYADAVWVQGDVHLHRGRPAEALACYEQAQALFVRTERPPSHTAQLQRRFSRAYAAMGRFEEALRYFERFDELRVQHLQEQANAKMAAMMVQFDTERALQEREIHRLRTIELEREIAERKEAEAALARAQAELEERNRELHALTIRDPLTGAFNRRYLDQRLAEALPLAVRGVQPLSVMICDLDDFKRINDTCSHAVGDEVLRAVAGILRQHVRQSDVVARFGGEEFVVLFPATTLEQAAAASEKVCRLVREHAWETVHPGLAVTISAGVAEAGRHPTPETFLADADRKLYEAKRLGKDRVVA; encoded by the coding sequence ATGGCTCCCGCGCTCATCTCCGCCGCAGACCAGGAGAACGCCGCGACGCTCCGCGCCCGCGCGCTGGCCATCCGCCACCGCGAGCCCGAGGCTGCGCGCGGGCTGGCCGAGCGCGCGCTCGTTGCCGCGCAAAAGCTCGGCGATGCGGAGATGGAGCGGCGGGCGATGGCGGCGCTGGGCGCGTGCCTCTCCGCCGTCGCGGCGGAGGTGCCGCGCGCGCGGGAGATCCTGCACGACGCGCTCGCCCGCTGCGAGCGCGCGGGGGACGACGCCCTGCGCTGCGAGGTGCTGGTCGAGCTCGCCGCCAACCGCGCGTCGACGTACGACTTCGACCTCGCGCTCCGCCACGCGGGCGACGCCATCGAGGCCGCGCGCGCGGCGGGCCGGCCGGACGAGGAGGCGCGCGCGCTGCGGGTGATGGGCACCGTGCTCACCGCGCAGGGCGGCTTCGTGAAGGCGCTTCCGCTGCTGCTGCAGGCGCTGGAGCTGCACGAGTCCACCGCCGGCGGATGGGCGGGCGACGCCGACGACGAGGGGCGGTGGGAGCGCGCCGAGCTGGTCGGCCGCATCGCCATCGTCTACAGCAACATGGACCAGTTCGAGCGCGCGCTCTCCTACTACCGCGTGGCGCTGGAGAGCATGGGCGACCGCTATCCGCTCAACACCGCGCGCACGCTGTACCGCATGGGGATCGCCGCCGAGGAGCTGGAGGATCTCGCGGCGGCGGAGGAATACTACCGCGGCTGCCTGGAGCTGTACGAGCGCGAGGGAGACGCCGCCGGCGCTGCGCTGGGCCGGTTGGGGCTGACGAAGCTCCTGCTCGAGCGCGGCGACGTGGACGCGGCGGAAGCCTCGATCGTCCGCTCGCTCGACGCGCTCGCGGACGCTCCCCTGCACGTGGGCTACTATGCCGACGCCGTGTGGGTGCAGGGCGACGTGCACCTGCACCGCGGCCGACCCGCCGAGGCGTTGGCGTGCTACGAGCAGGCGCAGGCGCTGTTCGTCCGCACCGAGCGGCCGCCCTCGCACACCGCGCAGCTGCAGCGGCGCTTCTCGCGCGCGTACGCGGCGATGGGGCGGTTCGAGGAGGCGCTGCGTTATTTCGAGCGCTTCGACGAGCTGCGCGTGCAGCACCTGCAGGAGCAGGCGAACGCGAAGATGGCGGCGATGATGGTGCAGTTCGACACCGAGCGGGCGCTGCAGGAGCGCGAGATCCACCGCCTGCGCACCATCGAACTGGAGCGCGAGATCGCCGAGCGGAAGGAGGCCGAGGCGGCGCTGGCCCGCGCGCAGGCAGAGCTGGAGGAGCGCAACCGCGAGCTGCACGCGCTCACCATCCGCGACCCGCTGACCGGCGCGTTCAACCGTCGCTACCTGGACCAGCGCCTGGCCGAGGCGCTGCCGCTGGCCGTGCGCGGCGTGCAGCCGCTGAGCGTGATGATCTGCGACCTCGACGATTTCAAGCGCATCAACGACACCTGCTCGCACGCCGTGGGCGACGAGGTGCTGCGCGCCGTCGCAGGCATCCTGCGCCAGCACGTGCGCCAGAGCGACGTGGTGGCGCGTTTCGGCGGCGAGGAGTTCGTCGTCCTCTTCCCCGCCACCACGCTGGAGCAGGCGGCCGCGGCGAGCGAGAAGGTCTGCCGCCTGGTCCGCGAGCACGCCTGGGAGACGGTGCATCCGGGGCTCGCCGTCACCATCAGCGCGGGCGTGGCCGAGGCGGGCCGGCACCCCACGCCCGAGACGTTCCTCGCCGACGCCGACCGCAAGCTCTACGAAGCCAAGCGCCTCGGGAAGGACCGTGTGGTCGCGTAA